A genome region from Ligilactobacillus cholophilus includes the following:
- a CDS encoding HNH endonuclease translates to MLLILNENAKMEDVKMINGKIDKGVLKKVSRRVKNNNAKLPIKLVAKMYKPTLAIELNKDTYLTQEQITSNKFYIKKISNYMYATNQGYVYNINRKRKNYGKANAFGYRVISTKNKTTTTMNNLLYNALVEPVGENVVHHKDHNKSNNALSNLALMTRDDNLRERFVNNPSLGKEMFSKICKNYIYDKNTKTLFKNKTTAAKYVNGLVAGVTACLDGRFKTYKGMELIQLTDEQQKEAEKHFIFNKNQKMINI, encoded by the coding sequence ATGTTATTAATTTTAAATGAAAATGCAAAAATGGAAGATGTAAAAATGATAAATGGTAAGATTGATAAGGGAGTTTTGAAAAAGGTAAGCAGAAGAGTAAAAAATAATAATGCAAAGCTACCAATTAAATTAGTTGCTAAAATGTATAAACCAACTTTGGCAATCGAATTAAACAAAGATACATACTTAACCCAAGAACAAATTACTAGTAATAAATTCTACATTAAAAAGATTAGTAACTACATGTATGCAACTAATCAAGGATATGTATATAACATTAATAGAAAACGTAAAAATTATGGTAAAGCTAATGCTTTTGGTTATAGGGTAATTTCTACTAAAAATAAAACTACTACAACCATGAATAATCTTTTATACAATGCACTGGTTGAACCAGTAGGAGAAAACGTTGTACACCATAAAGACCATAATAAGAGTAACAATGCACTCAGCAATTTAGCATTAATGACCCGTGATGATAATTTAAGGGAAAGATTCGTGAATAACCCTTCATTAGGTAAAGAAATGTTTTCAAAGATTTGTAAAAACTACATTTATGATAAAAATACAAAGACTCTATTTAAAAATAAAACTACTGCTGCTAAATATGTAAATGGTTTAGTTGCTGGAGTTACCGCTTGCTTAGATGGAAGGTTTAAAACATACAAAGGTATGGAATTAATCCAATTAACAGATGAACAACAAAAAGAAGCAGAAAAACATTTTATTTTTAACAAAAACCAAAAAATGATTAATATCTAA
- a CDS encoding HNH endonuclease: protein MAKYRECIKPTCHELIQIPNKYCEKHRQEIEQQRLEYNKIKQQQRYKMYNKHNRDKQANAFYQSKEWKATRNYVINRDNYVCCVCGEPLNNTKIIDHITPRRADKTKELDTDNLWCLCYKCHNIKTSIEEQIINSPNGKNKIKHINKKNWKKYILERLNKRSN, encoded by the coding sequence ATGGCTAAGTATAGAGAATGTATCAAACCTACTTGCCACGAACTTATCCAAATCCCTAATAAGTATTGTGAAAAACATAGACAAGAAATAGAACAACAAAGGCTAGAGTATAATAAGATTAAACAACAACAAAGATATAAAATGTACAATAAGCATAATAGAGATAAGCAAGCTAATGCGTTCTATCAATCTAAGGAATGGAAAGCCACAAGGAACTATGTTATTAATCGAGACAATTATGTGTGTTGTGTATGTGGCGAACCATTGAACAATACAAAAATAATAGATCATATTACGCCACGAAGAGCCGATAAAACAAAAGAATTAGATACAGACAATCTCTGGTGTTTATGTTATAAATGCCACAATATTAAGACAAGTATTGAGGAGCAAATTATAAATAGTCCTAATGGCAAGAACAAGATAAAACATATAAATAAAAAGAACTGGAAAAAATACATATTAGAAAGGTTAAACAAAAGGAGTAATTAA
- a CDS encoding phage terminase small subunit P27 family, whose amino-acid sequence MARPMKLDRDSNRADQRRNVKRLDEFQNGMEELQASPNKNIKKGRAGYIYKQLQQQLKKQGFVKELDIHLVNLLAIHIDMYYQAYQEVSEHGIQQAIYKCEISPTGEIINEHAFQGYKKNPAVDTLNMCTNQIKTISEKLGMTPTSRASMLANIKVDDKPKETIQDVFNSGVGW is encoded by the coding sequence GTGGCTAGACCAATGAAATTAGACCGTGATAGCAATAGAGCAGACCAACGGCGGAACGTGAAAAGATTAGACGAGTTTCAAAATGGGATGGAAGAACTACAAGCAAGCCCTAACAAAAATATCAAAAAGGGAAGAGCAGGCTATATCTATAAGCAATTACAACAACAACTAAAAAAACAGGGTTTTGTAAAAGAGTTAGATATTCACTTGGTTAATTTACTTGCAATTCATATCGACATGTATTATCAGGCTTATCAAGAAGTTAGTGAGCATGGAATCCAACAAGCTATTTATAAATGTGAAATTAGTCCAACTGGCGAAATCATCAACGAGCATGCCTTTCAGGGTTACAAGAAAAACCCAGCAGTAGACACGCTTAATATGTGCACTAATCAAATTAAGACAATCAGTGAAAAGTTAGGAATGACACCAACAAGTAGAGCAAGCATGTTAGCTAACATCAAAGTGGACGACAAACCAAAAGAAACAATACAAGATGTCTTTAATAGTGGGGTGGGTTGGTAA
- a CDS encoding terminase TerL endonuclease subunit produces the protein MRKIDLSQKDADLLTEYYTELDNGCYDSIIEEYRDPATRYCFRVLNEEVLTCNSIKLQAFRHIQDLRRITEDDNFNYYYDLGETKKLYKFTTMLVDPSNSKPMQLMDWQLNILFQANCWKDNNTNERRYTRAIVSMARTNGKSMLATVQLLYDYIFNCAGLTNQELLLALPSASQVEKVWLYLISYFKALEIHDWFTGWEETDAVEAQSEKVIARNTNNRILKRPFLSRRFDGNHFSTCVLDEVADSENQAVISESIGKITSGMVQAKNPMVFTISTAYPSSNCDFYKQQKAMFRNMEQDYKRISEDVLCIVYQQDNQEEVLNDELWIKSNPLLELDSLRPRMLKQMHADLEDMRVKGKEYEFINKNMNLWLNQNVDTYLDLKTIESGVIPDRPIDIQGKKVYIGCDLSNFNDDTSIAFIYPYVDSLGNNKFYIEEHSWIPTARAQRRIDLKEQQDNIPYRHLEEKGFCTIATNRFGYINYDEVFEWLINYINDNDLDVDSITYDKWRSDKFIKLLESNTSFRLIPLQQTVVGLNDATKDFQQCITEGNIKFLDDDIIKVALSNAILYRREGLIKIDKNKETEKIDCADAIIDAFYRARLHFDDIEDIEKQSKHPFENMTNKQIKDIFNKDYTF, from the coding sequence ATGAGAAAAATTGACTTATCCCAAAAAGATGCAGATTTACTCACAGAATATTATACGGAACTTGATAACGGTTGCTATGATTCCATTATTGAAGAATACCGAGACCCAGCGACACGTTATTGTTTTAGGGTATTAAATGAAGAAGTTTTAACATGTAACTCCATTAAGTTGCAAGCATTCAGACATATTCAAGATTTAAGAAGAATTACCGAAGATGATAATTTTAATTATTATTATGATTTAGGGGAAACTAAAAAATTGTATAAGTTCACAACTATGTTAGTTGACCCCAGTAATTCGAAACCTATGCAATTAATGGACTGGCAACTAAATATCTTATTTCAGGCGAATTGCTGGAAAGATAATAATACAAATGAAAGAAGATACACTAGAGCAATCGTGAGCATGGCTAGAACTAATGGCAAGAGTATGCTTGCAACAGTACAGCTATTATATGATTACATTTTTAATTGTGCAGGTTTAACAAATCAAGAACTATTGTTAGCTTTACCTAGTGCGAGTCAAGTAGAAAAAGTATGGCTCTATTTGATTAGTTATTTTAAGGCTTTAGAAATTCATGACTGGTTCACAGGTTGGGAAGAGACGGACGCCGTAGAGGCTCAAAGTGAAAAAGTTATAGCAAGAAATACTAATAATAGAATTTTGAAGAGACCTTTCTTGAGTAGACGTTTTGACGGTAACCATTTTAGTACTTGTGTACTTGATGAAGTCGCCGATAGTGAAAACCAAGCCGTAATTAGTGAAAGTATTGGGAAAATAACCTCTGGAATGGTTCAAGCTAAAAATCCTATGGTGTTTACTATATCAACGGCTTATCCTAGTAGTAATTGTGATTTTTATAAACAGCAAAAAGCAATGTTTAGGAATATGGAACAGGATTATAAGAGAATTTCCGAAGATGTGTTGTGCATTGTATACCAACAAGACAACCAAGAAGAGGTTTTAAATGATGAGCTTTGGATTAAGTCTAATCCATTACTTGAATTAGATAGCTTAAGACCTAGAATGCTAAAACAAATGCACGCAGATTTAGAAGATATGCGGGTTAAAGGCAAGGAATACGAGTTCATTAATAAAAATATGAATTTATGGCTTAATCAAAATGTTGATACCTATTTAGACTTAAAAACTATTGAAAGTGGTGTTATTCCAGATCGTCCAATAGACATACAGGGTAAAAAAGTTTATATAGGGTGTGATTTAAGTAACTTTAATGATGATACAAGTATTGCTTTTATATATCCATATGTAGATAGCTTAGGGAACAATAAGTTTTATATAGAGGAACATTCATGGATTCCAACGGCAAGAGCTCAACGAAGAATAGACTTAAAGGAACAGCAGGACAATATCCCGTATAGACATCTTGAAGAAAAAGGCTTTTGCACAATCGCCACAAACCGTTTTGGATATATCAACTATGATGAAGTATTTGAATGGCTTATTAATTACATTAATGATAATGATTTAGATGTTGATAGTATCACTTATGATAAATGGCGTAGTGATAAATTTATAAAATTACTGGAAAGTAACACGAGCTTTAGATTAATACCATTACAACAAACCGTAGTGGGCTTGAACGATGCTACAAAAGACTTTCAGCAATGTATAACAGAGGGAAATATTAAATTCCTTGATGACGATATTATAAAAGTTGCTCTTTCCAATGCTATTCTATATCGAAGAGAGGGACTCATAAAAATAGATAAGAACAAAGAAACTGAAAAGATTGATTGTGCTGATGCTATTATAGACGCTTTTTATCGTGCAAGGCTACATTTTGATGATATCGAGGATATAGAAAAACAATCAAAACATCCATTTGAGAACATGACAAATAAACAAATTAAGGACATATTCAATAAAGATTATACATTTTAG
- a CDS encoding SoxR reducing system RseC family protein gives MNNKKKEIIFALIYLLPLFFMILGLATFTLAAFLFNNLLGVVILGVSFVVLAIMLIPLNNNKDND, from the coding sequence ATGAATAATAAGAAGAAAGAAATAATTTTTGCTTTAATTTACCTATTACCCTTATTCTTTATGATTTTAGGACTGGCAACTTTTACCCTTGCAGCATTTTTATTTAATAATTTGCTAGGCGTTGTTATTTTAGGGGTATCTTTTGTTGTTTTAGCTATTATGTTAATTCCACTAAATAATAATAAAGATAATGATTAG
- a CDS encoding phage portal protein produces MYNPFNFRKSQTRDLTIPTNTVPFIQIGGKIISNNLTVSADTALQHSDIYAVVNRISSDIASASIDIPQPFYNVIQKPNPRQTKFAFIQSIVASMLLTGNAFVIMYRNGSSIPNELELVPSSNVEMTLEDDLSITYNFSFDDGRPNKVLTGKDVLHFKLMSTGYEASFYTGRSPLESLVTEIAIQDNSNKLTLSALANAITPTNILKVEKGLLGSDEKNNMRQAFENSMKTGSTIVLDQSADLKQISINSDVANFLKNVDYTSENIAKAFCIPSSYVGLNADEQSSIEQIRSDYINSLNMYYKPIEEELSKKLALNKMLDVKINVSDALDVDNQLKIKNVCDLAKAKAISSEQAQLILSNYHILGMDNIIKKTGLQNADKQEEKEVIE; encoded by the coding sequence ATGTATAATCCTTTTAACTTTAGAAAATCACAAACTAGAGATTTAACTATTCCTACAAACACGGTACCTTTTATCCAGATAGGTGGTAAAATTATCAGTAATAACTTGACGGTTAGTGCTGATACTGCTTTACAACATTCAGATATTTACGCCGTTGTTAATCGTATTTCTAGTGATATTGCAAGCGCAAGTATTGACATTCCGCAACCATTTTATAATGTTATCCAAAAGCCCAATCCAAGACAAACCAAATTCGCATTTATTCAAAGTATTGTGGCTAGTATGCTTTTAACGGGAAACGCTTTTGTAATCATGTATAGGAATGGTTCAAGTATTCCAAATGAGTTAGAACTTGTACCATCCTCAAATGTCGAAATGACCCTTGAAGATGACCTAAGTATCACTTATAATTTTAGTTTCGATGATGGTAGACCAAATAAAGTATTAACTGGTAAGGACGTATTACACTTTAAGTTAATGAGTACAGGATATGAGGCAAGCTTTTATACAGGTCGATCTCCACTTGAAAGCCTTGTAACAGAAATAGCAATTCAAGATAATTCTAACAAGCTAACACTTAGCGCTTTGGCAAATGCGATTACTCCTACTAACATTTTGAAAGTAGAAAAAGGTCTTTTAGGTAGCGATGAAAAGAACAATATGAGGCAAGCCTTTGAAAACTCCATGAAAACAGGTAGTACTATTGTTTTGGATCAAAGCGCAGATCTAAAGCAAATTTCTATTAATTCTGATGTAGCTAACTTTTTAAAAAATGTTGATTATACAAGTGAGAACATTGCGAAGGCTTTTTGTATTCCTAGTTCCTATGTTGGATTGAATGCAGATGAGCAATCGAGTATAGAACAGATTAGGTCAGATTACATTAATAGTCTTAACATGTATTATAAACCCATTGAAGAAGAATTAAGCAAGAAGTTAGCATTAAATAAGATGCTAGATGTCAAAATTAATGTATCAGATGCTTTAGACGTTGATAATCAATTAAAAATTAAAAATGTTTGTGATTTAGCAAAAGCAAAAGCTATTAGTTCAGAACAAGCACAACTAATCTTGTCTAATTATCATATTTTGGGAATGGACAACATTATTAAAAAAACAGGGTTACAAAATGCAGATAAACAGGAAGAAAAAGAAGTAATTGAATAA
- a CDS encoding phage major capsid protein gives MATATKKVKVKSSNLRAYIDEDTNTHVITGKAIVFNSMSEYMGFYEIIEPSALDNVDFSNTLLLYNHKFGDVLARVDSDTLDIEIKEDGVYFTATLADTTLAENVYQDIKSRNLKGCSFQFVCGEDEWTTTEDGEQLRIIKEIDAISELSLTPIPAYSETNCSAIRSLEKEVNNMEESKKEQPKVEPVEEPKKEDKPVEQPKVEPKKEDKKVAKDLKVKIDNDDLIKEIESLKEMIAQAQQAKAEPKEEDKRELDEEPEPEEKTKENVIEPKAEPEEDKDTPNGSKKQQEGGATQMAQVIKAQESKEDKEVRNFENWLKGDARDLTSGQTSTNSDAVLPSQVLSLLKQPNDPSQLASYVNRIAVQAPAGKLPVLGKATARLATTQELKENPNIAEAQIKKVSYDLGTYRGQLPVSNEMVSDYPNITSILSGYVNEVKAQTEQAKIGAVLQTATAKTAASLDDIKGLYNGLLNYGSDRKFVVSASMFNELDTMKDAEGRYLLKEDIASETGRSLFGAELIIVPDEILGNAGDKKMFVGSLKAFVTEVVKDEISMKWEENVYFESVLGVAIRMDVVAGDTDAGYFVTYNAGTPAAKSK, from the coding sequence ATGGCAACAGCAACTAAAAAAGTTAAGGTAAAATCATCTAATTTACGTGCTTACATTGATGAGGATACTAATACTCACGTTATCACGGGTAAAGCAATCGTATTTAATTCAATGAGTGAATACATGGGGTTTTATGAGATTATCGAACCAAGTGCTTTAGATAATGTTGATTTTTCTAATACATTATTACTTTATAACCATAAATTTGGGGACGTGTTAGCACGTGTTGATTCTGATACTCTTGATATTGAGATTAAAGAAGATGGCGTTTACTTTACTGCAACTCTTGCAGATACAACACTTGCTGAAAATGTTTACCAAGATATTAAATCTAGAAATTTGAAGGGTTGTTCATTTCAATTTGTCTGTGGTGAAGATGAATGGACGACAACAGAAGATGGCGAACAATTAAGAATTATTAAAGAAATCGATGCAATTTCTGAATTATCCTTAACTCCCATCCCAGCATATAGTGAAACTAATTGCAGTGCTATTCGTAGCCTTGAGAAGGAGGTTAATAACATGGAAGAATCAAAGAAGGAACAACCTAAGGTAGAACCAGTGGAAGAACCAAAGAAGGAAGATAAACCAGTGGAACAACCTAAGGTAGAACCTAAGAAGGAAGATAAAAAAGTAGCCAAAGATTTAAAAGTTAAGATTGATAATGATGATTTGATTAAAGAAATTGAATCATTAAAAGAAATGATTGCCCAAGCACAACAAGCAAAGGCAGAACCTAAAGAAGAAGACAAGCGGGAACTTGATGAAGAACCAGAACCCGAAGAAAAAACAAAAGAAAACGTTATAGAACCAAAGGCAGAACCAGAAGAAGATAAAGATACTCCAAATGGTTCAAAAAAACAACAAGAAGGAGGGGCTACACAAATGGCTCAAGTAATTAAAGCACAAGAATCAAAAGAAGATAAAGAAGTGCGCAATTTTGAAAACTGGTTAAAAGGTGATGCACGTGATTTGACATCCGGTCAAACAAGTACAAATTCAGATGCAGTATTACCATCTCAAGTACTTTCATTATTGAAACAACCTAATGACCCTTCACAATTAGCATCATATGTTAACCGCATTGCTGTTCAAGCTCCAGCGGGTAAATTACCAGTTCTAGGTAAAGCAACTGCAAGACTTGCAACAACTCAAGAATTAAAAGAAAATCCAAACATTGCAGAGGCACAAATTAAGAAAGTTTCATATGACTTAGGTACATACCGTGGACAATTACCAGTATCCAATGAAATGGTTTCGGACTATCCTAACATTACATCTATCTTATCCGGTTATGTAAATGAAGTTAAAGCACAAACAGAACAAGCTAAAATTGGTGCAGTGTTACAAACTGCAACAGCTAAAACAGCAGCTTCATTAGACGACATTAAAGGCTTATACAACGGTTTATTAAACTATGGTTCCGACCGTAAATTCGTTGTAAGTGCTTCAATGTTCAATGAATTAGATACTATGAAAGATGCTGAAGGTCGTTACTTGTTAAAAGAAGATATTGCATCAGAAACAGGACGCAGTTTATTCGGTGCTGAATTAATTATCGTACCTGATGAAATTCTTGGAAATGCTGGCGATAAGAAAATGTTTGTAGGTTCTTTAAAAGCATTTGTTACAGAAGTAGTAAAAGATGAAATCTCAATGAAATGGGAAGAAAACGTTTACTTTGAATCTGTATTAGGCGTTGCAATTCGTATGGACGTTGTGGCAGGAGATACAGACGCTGGTTACTTTGTTACTTACAATGCAGGAACACCAGCAGCAAAATCAAAATAA
- a CDS encoding phage head closure protein → MQSQIKSRFKPYQFNGNVTFSTIIQSQNQHTHIMQEIKKEVFTKKFARVKNTLSQKYSVVGTQYEKSFNIAIRHTKQLEEYDYLIATINGIDYNIIDMSLDNENYNSYDLLTLVKKEGNSNG, encoded by the coding sequence GTGCAAAGCCAAATCAAGTCTAGATTTAAACCTTATCAATTTAATGGAAACGTTACCTTCTCTACTATCATTCAATCACAAAACCAACATACGCATATTATGCAAGAGATAAAAAAAGAAGTATTTACAAAAAAGTTTGCAAGAGTAAAAAATACGCTATCTCAAAAATATTCGGTCGTTGGAACACAATACGAAAAGAGTTTCAATATTGCAATACGGCACACAAAACAGCTAGAAGAATATGATTACTTGATTGCTACTATTAATGGAATTGATTACAACATTATTGATATGAGCTTGGATAATGAAAATTATAATAGTTACGATTTGCTCACCCTAGTTAAAAAAGAAGGTAATAGCAATGGCTAA
- a CDS encoding HK97 gp10 family phage protein, with amino-acid sequence MANDETLSSQLQDYINQLQDVADLSTDEQAKVTKAGAEEFAKELKKVTPVSDRNTKHAKDTIIVQNTDIDGNKNGDSVVGYDSEHAYIMRMMNDGTKYYPKKKGKKFGKNHLNFYSKLFANNAVQTRVLNANARALEELIKSKQGG; translated from the coding sequence ATGGCTAACGATGAGACCTTAAGCAGTCAATTACAGGATTACATTAATCAATTACAGGACGTGGCAGACCTTAGTACCGATGAACAGGCAAAAGTTACTAAAGCAGGTGCAGAGGAATTTGCAAAAGAGCTCAAGAAAGTAACCCCTGTATCTGACAGAAACACAAAGCATGCTAAAGATACTATTATTGTTCAAAATACCGATATAGACGGCAATAAGAATGGTGATAGTGTTGTTGGTTATGATAGTGAACATGCTTACATAATGCGCATGATGAATGATGGGACAAAGTACTACCCAAAGAAAAAGGGTAAAAAGTTTGGTAAAAATCACTTGAATTTCTATTCAAAATTATTTGCTAATAATGCAGTACAGACTAGAGTACTGAATGCAAATGCAAGAGCTTTAGAAGAATTAATCAAATCAAAACAAGGGGGATAA
- a CDS encoding DUF806 family protein, producing the protein MSAITDVEEIIKTNVPQIDKVFTYLIPKAEVSNTSETVALIREVQVQTDEEGNNTFNAISTQLQIQIFLKLDVDFDIEDLQIKLLKLFNNNIYECYSFGGWYADPDTQQLSNSFYIEKLKYVN; encoded by the coding sequence ATGAGTGCGATAACAGATGTCGAAGAAATAATTAAAACCAATGTCCCTCAAATTGATAAAGTCTTTACTTATTTGATACCTAAAGCAGAAGTTTCTAATACAAGTGAGACAGTTGCATTAATTAGAGAAGTTCAAGTACAAACAGACGAAGAGGGGAACAATACCTTCAACGCAATTTCAACTCAATTACAGATACAAATATTCTTGAAATTAGATGTTGATTTTGACATTGAAGATTTACAAATTAAATTGCTTAAGCTGTTCAATAATAATATTTACGAATGCTATTCATTTGGTGGTTGGTATGCAGACCCAGACACACAACAGCTTAGCAATTCATTTTATATAGAAAAATTAAAATACGTTAATTAA
- a CDS encoding phage tail protein produces MGMVGIEKVYLGVLNKNGTPILDDNKGFTTGMIEVTDEMLGTSTFNFQTSKNSEEIAGNNKALSIQKSMPTASADITFNNLPFDIQQKVLGREKVGQGWVDSMVNTYCVVIAQSPIPDSKDKVYTVLGKTVATSKGYNLQTSTSKKTNRVSDEMSFEGLACDALNDMPVMTCSSADAGFSKKAMFDQVCPGQTLITETSTPAVKKSK; encoded by the coding sequence ATGGGAATGGTCGGAATTGAGAAAGTTTATCTAGGAGTCTTAAACAAGAATGGTACACCAATTTTAGACGATAACAAAGGCTTCACAACTGGGATGATTGAAGTTACTGATGAAATGCTTGGTACATCTACTTTTAATTTCCAAACATCAAAAAACAGTGAAGAAATTGCGGGTAACAATAAGGCGTTATCAATTCAAAAATCTATGCCTACTGCTAGTGCAGATATTACCTTTAATAATCTGCCTTTTGACATCCAACAAAAGGTTTTAGGTCGTGAGAAAGTAGGTCAAGGTTGGGTAGATTCAATGGTTAATACTTATTGTGTCGTTATTGCTCAATCTCCAATTCCAGACTCTAAAGACAAAGTTTATACAGTCTTAGGTAAGACAGTTGCAACAAGTAAGGGTTATAATTTACAAACATCTACAAGTAAAAAGACTAACCGTGTAAGTGATGAAATGAGTTTTGAAGGTTTGGCTTGTGATGCCTTAAATGATATGCCAGTTATGACATGCTCAAGTGCTGACGCTGGCTTTAGTAAAAAGGCTATGTTTGACCAAGTTTGTCCAGGACAAACACTAATTACAGAAACATCAACACCCGCAGTTAAAAAGAGTAAGTAG
- a CDS encoding phage tail tube assembly chaperone — MKIKLDKLPFTKKTYDIKASVKNMRLTYKLQLAFAKTNDLDNKSDEELVNVFLEMFEESEKYLKTVLKLSDKQAEELEDMTQEDLVGTANTIAMKLLGISEDDVKASKK, encoded by the coding sequence ATGAAGATTAAACTAGACAAATTACCATTCACAAAAAAGACTTATGACATTAAAGCAAGCGTTAAGAATATGAGACTTACATACAAGTTACAACTTGCATTTGCTAAAACAAATGATTTAGACAACAAATCAGATGAAGAATTAGTAAATGTTTTCTTAGAAATGTTTGAAGAATCTGAAAAATACTTAAAGACAGTATTAAAATTATCAGACAAGCAAGCCGAAGAATTGGAAGACATGACACAAGAAGATTTAGTAGGTACAGCGAATACTATTGCAATGAAATTACTTGGTATCAGTGAAGATGACGTTAAAGCATCAAAAAAGTAG